A stretch of Longimicrobium sp. DNA encodes these proteins:
- a CDS encoding YdeI/OmpD-associated family protein, whose amino-acid sequence MGTRDPRIDQYIDKSAPFAQAILRHLREVVHTACPTVEETVKWSFPHFMYQGMLCSMASFKQHCAFGLWKGSLILEQGGDHARDAMGHFGRITSVDDLPSDELLTRYIHTAMKLNEEGVQPPKARKTGSKPELAVPDALMDALRGNPAAQAAFEKFSPSNKREYADWIADAKSDATRQRRIGQALEWIAEGKSRNWKYERK is encoded by the coding sequence ATGGGCACCCGAGACCCGCGCATCGACCAGTACATCGACAAGTCTGCCCCGTTTGCGCAGGCCATTCTGCGGCACCTGCGCGAGGTGGTGCACACCGCCTGCCCCACGGTGGAAGAAACGGTGAAGTGGAGCTTTCCCCACTTCATGTACCAGGGAATGCTGTGCAGCATGGCCTCGTTCAAGCAGCACTGCGCGTTCGGGCTGTGGAAGGGCTCGCTGATCCTGGAGCAGGGCGGCGACCACGCGCGCGACGCCATGGGCCACTTTGGGCGCATCACGTCCGTGGACGACCTGCCGTCGGACGAGCTCCTGACCCGCTACATCCACACGGCGATGAAGCTGAACGAGGAGGGCGTGCAGCCGCCCAAGGCCCGCAAGACGGGAAGCAAGCCCGAGCTGGCGGTGCCCGACGCGCTGATGGACGCCCTTCGCGGCAATCCGGCGGCGCAGGCCGCGTTCGAAAAGTTCAGCCCCAGCAACAAGCGCGAATACGCCGACTGGATCGCCGACGCCAAGAGCGACGCCACCCGCCAGCGCCGGATCGGCCAGGCCCTCGAGTGGATCGCCGAGGGCAAGTCGCGCAACTGGAAGTACGAACGCAAGTAA
- a CDS encoding AAA family ATPase, whose amino-acid sequence MQTTLYLREVSLRRATVPSFDEYPFSLPAIRGLDELEFRSPVTFLVGENGSGKSTLLEAIASSWGFNPEGGSRNMMFATRPSESGLHEHLRLTRGTKRARDGFFLRAESFYNVATEVDKLDMTGWYGGKSLHEQSHGESFLAVFMDRLFGAGFYILDEPEAALSPSRQLSVLTRINDLVSEQSQFLIATHSPILMGYPGADILLLDEDGIRRVDYEETEHYFITREFLQNRERMLSQLFS is encoded by the coding sequence GTGCAGACCACCCTCTACCTGCGCGAGGTTTCGCTCCGGCGCGCGACGGTGCCCTCGTTCGACGAGTACCCGTTCTCCCTTCCCGCCATCCGGGGGCTGGACGAGCTGGAGTTCAGGTCGCCCGTGACCTTCCTGGTTGGCGAAAACGGCTCGGGGAAGTCGACGCTGCTGGAGGCCATCGCTTCGTCGTGGGGCTTCAACCCCGAGGGCGGCAGCCGCAACATGATGTTTGCCACGCGCCCGTCGGAAAGCGGCCTGCACGAGCACCTGCGGCTGACGCGCGGGACCAAGCGGGCGCGCGACGGCTTCTTCCTGCGCGCCGAAAGCTTCTACAACGTGGCCACGGAGGTCGACAAACTGGACATGACCGGCTGGTACGGCGGAAAGTCGCTTCACGAGCAGTCGCACGGCGAGTCGTTCCTAGCCGTGTTCATGGATCGCCTGTTCGGGGCCGGGTTCTACATTTTGGACGAGCCCGAGGCGGCGCTTTCGCCCTCACGCCAGCTGTCCGTGCTCACCCGCATCAACGACCTGGTCAGCGAGCAGAGCCAGTTCTTGATCGCCACCCACTCGCCCATCCTGATGGGCTATCCGGGCGCCGACATCCTGCTGCTGGACGAGGACGGCATCCGCCGGGTGGACTACGAGGAGACGGAGCACTACTTCATCACGCGCGAGTTCCTGCAGAACCGCGAGCGCATGCTGTCGCAGCTGTTCAGCTGA
- a CDS encoding GAF domain-containing protein, whose amino-acid sequence MTDAPPAGSPQPLPDPQPRSEVDAVVQAPERLAAVDATGLLDSPPEPAFDALTQLAARLLRVPAAFMALVDEDRDFYKAACGFGEPLGTEREMHGRTFCHYTVADAPGPLVIPDTHEHPAYREVPTVDALGVRAYLGVPIFFEGQPIGSLCAIDHHPRAWSEDDVEVLTQLGASAQREIELRLALETSRRAARELERVHREHQELLDATTDGVYTVDRDGVILFANRAAAQLLGFAPEEMVGRNAHELFHHSYPDGTPYPHDACPISRAARSGMPVHVSGEVLWRKDGTPLAVAYASSPVHRDGQTVGAVVRFTDIAEQKRATEGLQLLAESGRLLSASLDEDETLQAIGRMAVPQLAEMVVVDLIEGPAMRRAAWSHASEGASVLLERARHFPPALDDDGPQAQVIASGEALLVREVDDEWIVRASRAPEHAEIMRELVLRSLIVAPLRSREAMLGTVTFVRCASRPPFEEADVSVADELARRGAMALENARLYDAARRATRARDDMLGVVSHDLRNPIHSVFMSSSFLLDVIPAEGRDMERKQLAIIRRAAERANRLIQDLLDITHIESGRLSLHREPHKAASIAGEAVELSGIVAADQKISLVRGEMDAEARVNADRDRVLQALGNLIGNALKFTPAGGSVTVSVDSEGDEVRFSVADTGTGIAPEQVERLFDRYWQANTADRRGVGLGLSIVKGIADAHGGRVEVMSELGRGTTFTLALPAA is encoded by the coding sequence ATGACGGATGCGCCGCCCGCCGGCTCCCCCCAGCCCCTGCCCGACCCGCAGCCCCGGTCCGAAGTGGACGCGGTGGTCCAGGCGCCGGAGCGCCTGGCGGCCGTCGACGCCACCGGGCTGCTGGACTCGCCCCCGGAGCCCGCGTTCGACGCGCTGACCCAGCTGGCCGCGCGCCTCCTGCGCGTTCCAGCCGCGTTCATGGCACTGGTGGACGAGGACCGCGACTTCTACAAGGCCGCGTGCGGGTTCGGCGAGCCGCTGGGGACGGAGCGCGAGATGCACGGCCGCACCTTCTGCCACTACACGGTGGCGGACGCCCCCGGGCCGCTGGTGATCCCCGACACGCACGAGCACCCGGCCTACCGGGAGGTGCCTACCGTGGATGCGCTGGGCGTTCGCGCCTACCTGGGCGTTCCCATCTTCTTCGAAGGCCAGCCCATCGGCTCGTTGTGCGCCATCGACCACCACCCCCGCGCGTGGAGCGAGGACGACGTGGAGGTGCTCACGCAGCTGGGCGCTTCGGCGCAGCGCGAGATCGAGCTGCGGCTGGCGCTGGAAACCTCGCGCCGCGCGGCCCGGGAGCTGGAGCGTGTCCATCGCGAGCACCAGGAGCTGCTGGACGCCACCACGGACGGCGTCTACACGGTGGACCGCGACGGGGTCATCCTGTTCGCCAACCGCGCCGCGGCCCAGCTGCTGGGCTTTGCGCCGGAAGAGATGGTGGGGCGCAACGCGCACGAGCTCTTCCATCATTCCTATCCCGACGGCACCCCGTACCCCCACGACGCGTGCCCCATCTCGCGCGCCGCGCGCTCCGGAATGCCCGTCCATGTATCGGGCGAGGTGCTGTGGCGCAAGGACGGGACGCCGCTGGCAGTGGCGTACGCGTCGTCGCCGGTGCACCGCGACGGGCAGACGGTGGGCGCCGTGGTGCGCTTTACCGACATCGCCGAGCAGAAGCGCGCCACCGAGGGGCTTCAGCTGCTGGCCGAGTCCGGCCGCCTGCTCTCGGCCTCGCTGGACGAGGACGAGACGCTGCAGGCCATTGGCCGGATGGCGGTGCCGCAGCTGGCCGAGATGGTGGTGGTAGACCTGATCGAGGGCCCCGCCATGCGGCGCGCGGCCTGGTCGCACGCCAGCGAGGGGGCGTCGGTGCTGCTCGAGCGCGCGCGCCACTTTCCGCCGGCGCTGGACGACGACGGCCCGCAGGCACAGGTGATCGCCTCGGGCGAGGCCTTGCTGGTGCGCGAGGTGGACGACGAGTGGATCGTGCGCGCCAGCCGCGCGCCGGAGCACGCCGAGATCATGCGCGAGCTGGTGCTGCGTTCCCTGATCGTGGCGCCGCTCCGCTCGCGCGAGGCCATGCTGGGCACGGTGACGTTCGTCCGCTGCGCCTCGCGCCCGCCGTTCGAGGAGGCCGACGTGTCGGTGGCGGACGAGCTGGCCCGCCGCGGCGCCATGGCGCTGGAAAACGCCCGCCTGTACGACGCGGCCCGGCGCGCCACCCGCGCCCGCGACGACATGCTGGGCGTGGTTTCACACGACCTGCGCAACCCCATCCACTCGGTGTTCATGAGCTCGTCGTTCCTGCTGGACGTGATCCCGGCGGAAGGGCGCGACATGGAACGGAAGCAGCTGGCCATCATCCGCCGCGCCGCCGAGCGCGCCAACCGGCTGATCCAGGACCTGCTGGACATCACCCACATCGAGAGCGGCCGCCTTTCGCTGCACCGCGAGCCCCACAAGGCCGCGTCCATCGCGGGCGAGGCGGTGGAGCTGTCCGGCATCGTGGCCGCGGATCAGAAGATCTCGCTGGTTCGCGGCGAGATGGACGCCGAGGCGCGGGTGAACGCCGACCGCGACCGCGTGCTGCAGGCGCTGGGAAACCTCATCGGCAACGCGCTGAAGTTCACTCCCGCAGGGGGCAGCGTGACGGTGTCGGTGGATTCGGAGGGCGACGAGGTGCGGTTCTCCGTCGCCGACACGGGTACGGGGATCGCGCCGGAGCAGGTGGAGCGCCTGTTCGACCGCTATTGGCAGGCCAACACCGCCGACCGGCGCGGCGTGGGGCTGGGCCTCTCCATCGTCAAAGGCATCGCCGACGCGCACGGCGGGCGGGTGGAGGTGATGAGCGAGCTGGGCCGGGGCACCACGTTCACCCTGGCGCTCCCCGCCGCCTGA
- a CDS encoding FdhF/YdeP family oxidoreductase, with protein MDEGKHPATSADEASHGDVHAHTPEEFTGLKLGKVKRTAAGLKAVQVAMQYAVGEMGAVNGTRMLLNLNQPGGLDCQSCAWPDPAPGERSGFAEYCENGAKVTAEENTRTLIRPEFFAQNSVAELSRRSDFWLAKQGRIAQPMVLRDGATHYQPIAWDEAFQLLASELNGLDSPDEAAFYTSGRTSNEAAFLYQLFVRQFGTNNLPDCSNMCHESSGAALTDAIGIGKGTVTLDDVMHTHLLIDIGHNPGSCHPRMLSAMQELKRNGGRIIAINPLPETGLNHFNNPQELKNPLRAMSVLTGAGTPLADLFVPVRIAGDVALLKGVVKEMLEEERRSPGTVFDHAFIRQHTHGYDAFIEDLGHESWRVIIEQSGVTREEINRVAQMVMQSRTVIVAWAMGLTQQPQAVAAIQEIVNLLLLKGSIGKPGAGALPVRGHSNVQGDRTVGIWERMPEKFLERIGEEFGFDPPRHHGYDTVETLKAMHAGKVKVFLGMGGNFLSAGPDTEYAAEAMRRCRLTAQVSIKLNRGHLVTGRTALILPTLGRAERDVQASGVQIVSMENSMGIVHSSRGMLAPASEHLVSEVSIVCRLAKATLGARSTVDWDAMAADYDLIRERIQRVIPGFDDYNRRVREPGGFYLPNLARDKRQFTTTTGKANFTVHPIHRVQLEPGQLIMMSMRSHDQFNTTVFGLNDRYRGIHNERRVLMMNAQDIAEQGLQPGQVVDLTSHYEGETRVARRFIVLSYPIPRRCAATYYPEANVLVPINSVAERSNTPTSKFVIITVAPSATQERFDYDHVEQEQPMARA; from the coding sequence GTGGATGAGGGGAAGCACCCTGCCACCTCCGCCGACGAGGCCTCTCACGGCGACGTGCACGCCCACACGCCCGAGGAGTTCACCGGGCTCAAGCTGGGGAAGGTGAAGCGCACGGCCGCGGGGCTCAAGGCCGTGCAGGTGGCCATGCAGTACGCCGTCGGCGAGATGGGCGCGGTGAACGGCACGCGCATGCTGCTGAACCTCAACCAGCCGGGCGGGCTTGACTGCCAGAGCTGCGCCTGGCCCGATCCCGCGCCCGGCGAGCGCTCGGGCTTCGCGGAGTACTGCGAGAACGGCGCGAAGGTCACGGCCGAAGAGAATACGCGCACCCTGATTCGGCCGGAGTTCTTCGCGCAGAATAGCGTGGCGGAGCTGTCGCGCAGGTCTGACTTCTGGCTGGCCAAACAGGGGCGCATCGCCCAACCCATGGTGCTGCGCGACGGCGCCACGCACTACCAGCCGATCGCCTGGGACGAGGCGTTCCAGCTGCTTGCCAGCGAGTTGAACGGGCTGGACTCGCCCGACGAGGCCGCGTTCTACACCTCCGGCCGCACCAGCAACGAGGCGGCGTTCCTGTACCAGCTGTTCGTCCGGCAGTTCGGCACCAACAACCTGCCGGACTGCAGCAACATGTGCCACGAGTCCAGCGGCGCGGCGCTCACCGACGCCATCGGCATCGGCAAGGGCACGGTGACGCTGGACGACGTGATGCACACCCACCTGTTGATCGACATCGGCCACAACCCGGGCAGCTGCCACCCGCGCATGCTGTCCGCAATGCAGGAGCTGAAGCGCAACGGCGGGAGGATCATCGCCATCAATCCCCTGCCGGAAACGGGGCTCAACCACTTCAACAACCCGCAGGAGCTGAAGAACCCGCTGCGGGCGATGAGCGTGCTGACGGGCGCCGGCACCCCGCTGGCCGACCTCTTCGTTCCCGTGCGCATCGCTGGCGACGTGGCGCTGCTCAAGGGTGTGGTCAAGGAGATGCTCGAGGAGGAGCGCCGGTCGCCCGGCACCGTGTTCGATCACGCCTTCATCCGCCAGCACACGCACGGCTACGACGCCTTCATCGAAGACCTGGGGCACGAAAGCTGGCGGGTGATCATCGAGCAGAGCGGCGTCACGCGCGAGGAGATCAACCGCGTCGCGCAGATGGTGATGCAAAGCCGCACGGTGATCGTCGCCTGGGCCATGGGGCTCACCCAGCAGCCGCAGGCCGTGGCCGCCATCCAGGAGATCGTGAACCTGCTGCTGCTGAAGGGGAGCATCGGCAAGCCCGGGGCGGGGGCGCTGCCGGTGCGCGGCCACAGCAACGTGCAGGGCGATCGCACGGTAGGCATCTGGGAGCGGATGCCGGAAAAGTTCCTGGAGCGCATCGGCGAGGAGTTCGGCTTCGATCCCCCGCGCCACCACGGCTACGACACGGTGGAAACGCTCAAGGCCATGCACGCCGGCAAGGTGAAGGTGTTCCTGGGGATGGGCGGCAACTTCCTCTCCGCCGGTCCCGACACGGAGTACGCGGCGGAGGCCATGCGCCGCTGCCGCCTGACGGCGCAGGTTTCCATCAAGCTCAACCGCGGGCATCTGGTCACGGGGCGCACCGCGCTCATCCTCCCCACGCTTGGCCGCGCCGAGCGCGACGTGCAGGCGTCGGGGGTGCAGATCGTGTCGATGGAGAACTCGATGGGGATCGTCCACTCCTCGCGCGGCATGCTGGCGCCGGCTTCAGAGCACCTGGTCAGCGAGGTGTCCATCGTCTGCCGCCTGGCGAAGGCCACGCTGGGGGCGCGCAGCACGGTGGACTGGGACGCGATGGCGGCGGACTACGACCTGATCCGCGAGCGCATCCAGCGGGTGATTCCCGGGTTCGACGACTACAATCGGCGCGTGCGCGAACCTGGCGGCTTCTACCTCCCCAACCTGGCGCGCGACAAGCGCCAGTTCACCACCACGACGGGCAAGGCCAACTTCACCGTGCACCCCATCCACCGGGTGCAACTGGAGCCGGGGCAGCTGATCATGATGTCCATGCGCAGCCACGACCAGTTCAACACCACGGTGTTCGGGCTGAACGACCGCTACCGGGGCATCCACAACGAGCGCCGCGTGTTGATGATGAATGCGCAGGACATCGCCGAGCAGGGGCTGCAGCCGGGGCAGGTGGTGGACCTGACCAGCCACTACGAGGGCGAGACGAGGGTCGCCCGGCGCTTCATCGTGCTGTCGTACCCCATTCCGCGCCGCTGCGCCGCCACGTACTATCCCGAGGCGAACGTGCTCGTCCCCATCAACTCCGTGGCGGAACGCAGCAACACACCCACCTCCAAGTTCGTCATTATCACCGTCGCCCCCTCCGCCACGCAGGAGCGGTTCGACTACGACCACGTGGAGCAGGAACAGCCCATGGCGCGCGCGTAG
- a CDS encoding 6-bladed beta-propeller: MKAIVLLAIAAAAIWTAPARAQPSTPMTEVRGTGPRLVLTETRRVGSMDGPDAFGRVMDATLDRSGRLLVADDLNHRVAVFGRDGRFVGSLGRRGRGPGEFESPWLVATDARDSIFVWDMGLSRMSVFSPDLRFRRSFAVPPQWSVSSLRFFPDGRLLVAAYGRNEPGTLHILSRTGQRQRSFGPRPNPAGLSGFESSLLGGSVDIAGSTIVYSTKSPYELWFFDLDGRLLTRCAGQRAWTTRPEAVVQTSAAQNQLKWRDFVHSNNVVGLGNGMFLNQVLDPAGERTVLDLVTQDCRLLRRTSPGAPINVTDAVGTQLIAVRNLEYPEVLVYERRVAR, encoded by the coding sequence ATGAAAGCCATCGTGTTGCTGGCCATCGCGGCGGCTGCCATCTGGACGGCACCCGCGCGGGCTCAGCCCTCCACGCCGATGACCGAGGTGCGCGGGACCGGGCCCCGGCTCGTGCTCACGGAAACGAGGCGGGTCGGCAGCATGGATGGGCCGGACGCCTTCGGCCGGGTGATGGACGCCACGCTGGACAGGTCGGGCCGGCTGTTGGTCGCGGACGATCTCAATCACCGGGTCGCGGTGTTCGGCCGCGACGGCAGGTTCGTCGGTTCCCTGGGCCGGCGGGGGCGCGGGCCGGGCGAGTTCGAAAGCCCCTGGCTCGTGGCCACCGATGCGCGCGACAGCATCTTCGTCTGGGACATGGGCCTCAGCCGGATGAGCGTGTTCAGCCCCGACCTGCGATTCAGGCGGAGCTTCGCGGTGCCGCCACAGTGGAGCGTCAGTTCGCTCCGCTTCTTCCCCGACGGCCGGCTCCTTGTTGCTGCGTATGGCAGGAACGAGCCAGGCACCCTCCACATCCTGAGCCGGACAGGGCAGCGTCAGCGCTCGTTTGGACCCCGGCCCAATCCGGCGGGCCTATCGGGCTTCGAGTCCAGTCTGCTCGGCGGCAGCGTGGACATCGCCGGCTCGACCATCGTGTATTCCACGAAGAGCCCCTATGAATTGTGGTTCTTCGACCTGGACGGGCGGCTCCTCACCCGGTGCGCGGGCCAACGGGCGTGGACCACCCGGCCTGAAGCGGTTGTCCAAACGAGCGCCGCTCAAAACCAGCTCAAGTGGCGCGATTTCGTCCATTCGAACAATGTGGTGGGGCTTGGGAACGGGATGTTCCTGAACCAGGTGCTGGACCCCGCGGGCGAGCGAACCGTCCTGGATCTCGTCACGCAGGATTGCAGGCTGTTGCGGCGTACCTCGCCGGGCGCACCCATCAACGTTACGGACGCGGTGGGAACTCAGCTCATCGCGGTGCGAAATCTTGAATACCCGGAGGTGCTGGTGTACGAGCGGCGTGTGGCGCGGTGA
- a CDS encoding type II toxin-antitoxin system HicB family antitoxin: MKYKGYTAKVEFVAEAGLLHGEVEDISDVVTFQADSVAELEAEFHTAVEDYLEFCKEEGREPNRPFSGKLVLRMNPDLHRAATRRARSEKQSLNAFISSAVEAAVQQGSA; encoded by the coding sequence ATGAAGTACAAAGGCTACACGGCTAAAGTCGAGTTCGTCGCCGAAGCGGGGCTTCTACACGGCGAAGTCGAGGACATCTCGGATGTGGTGACCTTTCAGGCCGATTCCGTCGCTGAACTCGAGGCCGAGTTCCACACGGCTGTCGAGGACTATCTGGAGTTTTGCAAGGAGGAAGGCCGAGAGCCGAACCGGCCGTTCTCGGGCAAACTCGTGCTCCGCATGAACCCCGACTTACACCGTGCGGCTACGCGGAGAGCAAGAAGCGAGAAGCAGAGCCTCAACGCATTCATCAGTTCGGCCGTGGAAGCAGCGGTTCAACAAGGCTCTGCGTGA